A region of the Thamnophis elegans isolate rThaEle1 chromosome 1, rThaEle1.pri, whole genome shotgun sequence genome:
ATCAGAGCTGCAAGGGGCAGAACATGAAAACAGTACTAAATACCAAGGTTGCGATCCCTATTAGTACTCCCCTTGCCTCCCGTAACCTCTGTGTCCAATTACATGACACCACTGAATTAAACAAATTTTGGATGATCTTAAGCAATGTCAAAATAAACCATGACAGATAGGTATTCATTTGCAGAACGAAGGCAGAACCTGATAttattctagaacagtgtttctcaaccttggcaacttgaagatgtccggacttcaactcccagaattccccagccagcgaatataTTTTTGGAATGGAGGAGGAGTTTAAACAATCAAATGTTGAATGGCTATTATTTGTACCCTACTGCTGTATAGTTTCTCTAATGGGAATGAACTGTATATTTTCTCTTGTTGGCCAAAGGTGTGAATTGAAGTGGATTACTTCATAATTTCAGTGAGAACCGAAGTAGCCTATCACACCAGGAGAAGCATGGCTTTGTAAGAGCTGAAAACCAATAACTCGCTGAACCTTCTCGTTTCTAATTAATGATTATTTGGCTTTTCTTCCTTTCGCCCAGGAAACTGTTCTGCAGAGACtgaataaatagatagattaatGCATTAACATTTACTTCAGTTCACTTCAGTTTACTTCTGTTCTAATGCAACAAAAGCAAAAGTATCAAGTATAAAGAAATACagcagaaattgaaaaaaaatccttaatctGTGCAAACTAATTACTTTTaggaaagaaatatagaaatgaTATATTAAAACATAGAACAGACTTGTACCAGAAGGcaaaaggaaatatttatttaggaGAAAGTTTTGCATTACAATTCATAGATAATTATAAATATGTAATTAACACTATTACAAGTACAGTAATAGATCCCTCAAAATTTCTGCCTctttaaaatgaaaacagaaaaacaacaggTACTGAAAAACTGACCTTGTTTACAACACACATCCTTGGGAAGGATCTGAAGTGGTGATACGTTTTTATTCCCTAGGTTACTGAGAACACGTACATAGTACATACTGTCATGTTCCATCATTCAGAGAAATGTGAGGCATTGGGTTAAATGTGTGGGTTGCATCTTAGGTTAATGTTTGAAGTACAAAatcttatatttaattatattcctATCTCTAACTTATCTGGAAGTTGATAAATTCAAATCAATTTGCTTCAAAATAGGATTAAATTAATTCATTAAGAATACAAGAATTCTTGTTATGCTCCTATTTCTTTGCTGGACTTCATCTGTCTTTTAGTCATTCATGTCCATTTGAAACAAAATCTACAGGCTAAAACATAGGTAATCAAAAGCACAATGGATTGAATTGCCTGAAAAATAACTTTCCTAAAGTGGTACTTTGAATGTTGCTTCTCCAAAATATCTAAGTTTAATTCTCAAATGCTCTGATgctgtatttattaattaattaaattgattAAGCACTTTATGTGGCCGCTCAAGTCACACACAGTAATTATTAGCTAGGACTAACCATCTGTGTCTCTCTTCCAGGATAAAAATGAGACTGAGAAAACTAGGAGAAATTGGGAAAAATACCAACCTTAGAGTTCAGATATTTGGAAATTCTGGAAGCTGTAGTTCTAATGCATCTACAGCCCCTCTCCGTACAATTCTCAGCTCCCCCATCAATTTCTCACCTTCAGTGTCACCAACACACAAGGAATTATCTGACAGGACTTCTAAAATCTCAAAAAATGAATTGAAAGGGAATTCCCAGGATAATAACGTAAGGAAACATATCTCCCTCAGGTCTGGTCTTTCCTACATGTTTATCTGGCAGTTACATCACAAAACAATGAGAGTTTTGCACACCAAAGTTGGGACTTCTTCACTTTATTGGATtgaacacagagagagggagtttTCAAGCATAAAAGTCCAGCAGTTCAGGGCAGCAAATGAAGGGGCCACAGCATCATCTTCCATGCAACTTCATAGGTGCATGTCCTTGCCCATATTAGCTGCATACAGGAGTCATTACCTTTGAAGTCATATGCATTTCACTCCAATGCttttttaactgccttttttTGAGAGTCAGAGCCAAACTGGGAACAAAAGCTGTGGGACAAAACATTCTACAAATAATGGGCCTTTGAACAGAGAATAAAGTCATAGGCAAGTTAAATGGAAAGAAACAGGAAGTGGCTGCTTTCCCCAGAATGACAAAAGCAACATTGCAATGTGCCACCACAAGCTAGCCCTCTTTGAGGCGTGCACACAAGCTCACAATTCACATAGAAAAGGACCATGGTTGAATCATGGCTGTACCATGCTGGTGACATTAATCTGACCCGTTGGCATCCCTGCAGACACCAATGCTTACTGAACAAGATACCAGTCTCTTTTGCTCAATATTATCAAATATTATCTTATTAAAGATGTGAGTCATGAATCCTGGTTCATTTTCGTGACCTACTATGAGCTTTTTTCCACTGTTCATTCCTGCTGTCTAAATCTTCCCTCAGGCTCCATAATTCTATGTACAATTTGGTTCCTAAAACAGGCACCAGAAAGGACAAGTGCACAAAGAGGAAATACAATTGCTAAGATAATTTTCATTTTGGGAGGAAGTCTCTCGGGTACATACAGAGGTGGTGGGCCACTGTCAATACTGCCACCATTGCCTTCCTCTTGGCAGTCTGGGGGAGCCCAGCCTTGCTCACAGTGACAATGCTTGAAATTGTTGCATATGCCATGATTATGGCACTTTTTGACATCACAATCGTATCTCAAGAGGGACACATTAACACACGCCCTGTTAATACACATCATGCCATTGCCACAAGGAGTGCCATCTCTCACTGCTCCAATATCGATGATCTTCATCCCACTGTGGTAATCAGTTCCCCAGCATTGTTTATTGCCCTTAGATGTTTGAACTATGGTGGTGTGGTTCTCCAAAGAAGGCAAGCTTTCCACATTTTCACACTGGATTCGACCGCATAGGATATTCTTAGGCATACATTTGTTATAAATTCCATGTATAAGGCCACAGTTGCCAAACCGATCGCCTTGAGTATTCATTTCTCTAAAGCAAACTTCTGAAGCAACTGTTGCTTTGCTGCCAAAGATTGCTTTGCATTGTCTATCATGAGTATTGCAATTCCCATTATAACAATATGCCCCATCATTGCATGGGGCACCATCTTGTACATAAAAATCTTCAGGACACCTCTCAGAAACTCCATTACAATACTCGGGGAGATCACAACTGCTTCTCTTATTTCGGCAGACTGTTCCAGTAACTTCATACTGACAATTGGAACAACACTGTCCAAAAGCACAAGTGGCCCCTAAATGTAACTTACAGTTAGATTGACAACATGGATCCAACTTGCATTCAGCTTTGGTACCACAGTCACATTGCTCTCCATTATCTACTACTTTGTTGCCgcagaatttaaatttaaatattttgttaGGGTCTGGTGGAATTAACAAACAGTTCAAATTTCTTTTATTGAAGTAATCTATATAACTGCAGTTGCTAAACTTATCGGTTAATACTTGTACTGGGGCCATAATGCATTTTGCTCGTTCACACACACAGTATTGTGTATCATGTTGCATGCCAAGATTATGTCCTAGTTCATGGATAAATGTGTTAGAAATACGGTACAAACTGGATGTAACATATGATTCAACAGCTGATCCACTGTCATCATCACAAATCTTTCCTAAGTATGTTAATCCTACTATACGATTGAAATTCTTAAATATAAATAAGTGACCAGCATCATTTGGTAAACGAGCAAGTAATGAGTCTCTTCTCCAATTAGTGAATTCTTCAAGGGTTTTAAAGATGTCATCATGAATTGATATAAGATTTCTTTCTGACCATATTTCTAGTCCAGCAATAGATAAATGAACAGAAAGAGGCTCATACAGTATGTTTGCAATGTAGAAGATATCCAAAACATTTAAAGcagtaagagtttcatttttgCCAAATTTCAAAAACCGTTCATGATCAATCACAATAGCAATCTCGGCATACCTCTCGTGTGACCACCAGTTTGCTTTAGATACACGTTTTTTGTCTGGTTTTTTGTCAGGATTTTGGATCATGGCTTCTTGATGTCTTTGCTCTTCCTGTGTTAGGCCACACATCATTGGAATGACTCCCACCTTTTGTTCTAATCGAAAGACTACATGTTGAAATGTAACGGATTCTGGAAGTGGCTCTATTTCATAAATCTTATCTTTAAATTGCAGTAGGCCCCTGAGTCCTCCAGAGCAAGTGCTGATGATGGCCAGAGAGAAGGGCTCACCCTCTACAATGCCAGCGTAGTAACAGTCATCTCTGAAGAATGGATAATCTAGCTGGAGATCCCCATCCTTACTATAAGTGAAGATGGGCAGATGCTTGGGGAGTAAGCCTCTTTTCTGCCTAAGGTGCATTACAAATTTCCTCCCTTCAATTTGAAACAAATAGGTCACATTCTTGGATTTCTGTTGTCCAAATTTGAAAGTTAACGACCTTGGAATGGTTATTTCATAAGAAGCATAAATAAAGCCCCAAGTTGGTTTCTGAAGGGCAGTTTCAGTCAGGAAATTCATCAAGAATGTCATCAAGAGCCAGGGAagatgaatattcatattctatgGCTAAGAAAGGAATcccttaaaatacaaaatacattttcTGACATTTCAGTTCAGAGAAGGATGCTCCCAGCAACTGATGAGAATCTAAGAACAAGTTTATAAGGCTGTAAACAAAATGTCCTCCACAAAGACGAAGAGGATTCTATACCAGGCAACTGTAAATGGGATTTCCTTTGGAATGTGGGTGGAGCTTGGAGAtcaaatatggaatagaatggcaGACCTAGTCAGGCTTCTTTATCAACAGAATTTGTTTTCTAAttctgggattcttttttttaggggggagggggtgacTTGTGTTGCTAGCAATTTCTACAGATGGCCTTTTGTAGTGAATGTTTGTTTTTCTCGGTAAATGTAGACATGTCCACTGTCCAATGCACAGGtggagtataggtggtaccttgctcaatagtagtaactgtgaaagggatcttggagtcctagtggacaaccatttaaatatgagccagcagtgtgcagcagctgccaaaaaacccaacacagttctaggctacataaacagagggatagaatcaagatcacgtgaagtgttaataccactttataatgccttggtaaggccacatttggaatatgacattcagttttggtcgccacgatgtaaaaaagatgtggagactctgctattgtattgtattgagttATTTCTATTCCTCTTGGGACCTAATTTGAACAACTTTCTAGATAAGTCATTTGAAGATTTTGAGTCTTCTCTCTCTGAGTTGATAAAGTAAAAGGCTTTTTAAACGGTGCACAACTATGCATTAATGATTAAGTACTTTGGCGTTTCTCATTTGGAAGGGTTTACAAATTACTGTCAGAAgtagttttcacctaattaaggAGGGATGGGTTGTGGGAAAATGCTGCACAAATATTCTGAATTCATAAAAAGgagttttcttttcccctttgagacctagatttttttttaaaaaaaacaccacctttATTAGGTGTATGAGAACGACCAACCCAGGGCAGCCCTTAAAGTGGAAAGTGGAATGCCAAGTGGCATTCAAAAAGCTAAAAAGACTGTTTTCTGCAGAACTGGTACTAAAACAGTCAGATAAACCCTTTGTAATCCAGGCAGATGCCACTGATGTAGCAATAGAGGCACTCCTCCCAAGGCTGTTGCAGCAGCCACCCGGGGGAGCCACTCGCCAACCTCCCCAGACCAGGCCCGCAGCTCATACCAGACCAAGGCCGTAGCTGCCCACTCCCTTTGCCCATCCATCTggtgggagcagcagcagcagcactggTCATGACTGAGAGCTTTCTTTACCAGCTGGCTGTGGAAAAGTTCTGccttttaaaagcttccagtgatggagcaatagGATCAAACCGCACTTTAACCAACCAACTGGGGCTTAGTTTGGAAACAGAAGAAAGATCTGGTGAGTGGCTATGCCCAGGTTGGGCAGGGGGTTGTTGGGTAGGGTGAGTAGCTGGGTAGGAGGTCTCTGAGCGAGCGCTGGGCAAGCAGGGAGTGGACGACCTCGCTTTCCAGTCCAAGGTCTTTCCCTGCACACAATGGCTGAGAGATGCTTGCAGTGGAGggcaatttgggggtggcaggtgaGGGAGGGGATGGGGTGGGGCAGGCCATGAGGTGGGGCAGGTTCTTACCGGAGACTGGCAGCTCTGGATCTTGCAAGTTTTTCGGCCTGGCATGCCTCCCCCTTTTTGCCACcctttctgtgggcgtggcttggtggtggtggtcatgtgactgattgtgcatgagtgatgtcaagttggccatgcccattcagtaACATGCCCTCCCtcatctagccatgcccactgaaccggtggtaaaaatttGAATCTCATCCCAGATATGAATGTGTTGTGTtcttgctctctctccctctccttttccccccactctctctcctctctccccctctctttcatatgttccaagtgtggtttttGCTGTATGAGGAATTGGTAGCTGGGTACATTGATGGCACTGAGAGCTAATATTTCCCATGGAGTAAAAACATAaagaacttttttatttaaaacagatCAATCTTAGTAGAACTGATGAGAAAAGTTATAGTTGAATAACACAAAGGACCGTGTTGGAGATGTCTTTTTCCAATAGTCACTGAGTGGCTTCACAatgctgaacatccataataattTCATCAATAATTTAGTAGGGTGCAGTTAGAGAAGATCTGGTGTGCAGTGTTATGTTGGCAGCTCATATTCTGTATCATCAACAATTCATCTTGATCTTTCTTTGACATCCAATGTACTGTTGGTATAGCCAGCAAGTTTAGAGACTTCATTTTCAAGCCTTATTTTTCATTGCAAATCAGAAGTTTCCTCAACTAATCCTCACAAAACATAGTTTGCCTAAATCAGAGGGTTTCTTCCCCTTCAAACAAGCCAGATTTTTCAAAAGGGTAGGTGTCTCAGGAACACCTTTAAAATATTGAAATCTGAAAtctctttgtttttcaaatgGACTATTAATCCCTTTGCTGATTCTGGATTAATTGTGGAGTCTTAGCAAGGGGGAGTTATACTAATGTTCCTTCATCTTTTGATGTTGTAGCATGGATTCTTTCCTTAAATTATCATGATTGGCTCCTTTGTCCATCCTTGAAACAGATAACCAAGCAAGCACAAACAATTATAAAACAAAAAGCAGTGATTATTCCAACTACAGCTGAGATTTTCATATTATCTTCAGACTGTACTGGAGGTGGCCCACTGTCTATGCTACCTCCATAGCCTTTATATCTACAGTCTGGAGGGTCCCATCCAACATTGCAGTGACAGTGTTTGAGAGTGTTACAAACTCCCCGATTGTGGCACATTGTGACATGACAGTCATATTTCAGAATGGACACAGGGACACAACTACCCTCAATGCACAACATGTTATTGCCACAAGGAGTACCATCTCTCACGGCTCCAATATCATCTACCTTCATCCCAGTGTGGTAGTCAGTACCCCAGCACTGATTATCTCCAGTGGAAGTATGAATTATTGTAGTGTGATCCTCCAAAGAAGGAATTTCTTCACTTCTACACTGGATACGGCCACAGAGGATATCCCCAGTATCGCATTTCTTGTATTTTCCATGTTTAAGGCCGCAGTTGCCAAAGCGATCACCTTTATTATTCACTTGTCTAAAGCAAGCTTCAGAAGCGACTGTTGCTCCACTACCAAATATCATTTTGCACTGCATATCATGAGTCGTGCACTTCCCATGATAACAATACACACCATCATTACACAAGGCACCATCTTGCACATGAACATCTTCTGGACAGTGCTCTGAAGTCCCATTGCAATATTCAGGGAGATCACAACTGCTAATCTTCTCTCTGCAAACAGTTCCACGTTGACGATACTGGCAGTTAGCACAGCACAGTCCAAAGGCACAAACAGCTGTGGGGCGCAAACGACAATTACGTAGACAGCAGGGATCTGACTTGCATTGTCTTTCTGACCCACAGTCACACTGCTCTCCCTTTTCCACTCTTTTGTTACCACAGGATTCAAACTTAAATGTTGTGCTAGTGTCCGGTGGGACAAATAAACATTCAGTGTTTCTATAGTGGAAATAATCCTTGTAACTGCAGTTACTAAATTTATCAGTCTCTGTTGCATGGGGTGCCATAATGCATTCACTCTTTCCACAATGACAAAATTGTTCATCATGTTGCATTCCGAGATTGTGTCCCAGTTCATGGGCAAATATTTCGGAAATCAAAAACAAACTGGAAATTTGATATGATATAATAGCACTTCCCCAGTCACTGCTACATATCGTTCCAATATAGGCAAGTCCTACTGTTATCCCAAAATACTTATATGCAAATAAGTGACCAACATCATTTTctaaaatgtgaatcagttgcgtTCTTCTCCAAATACTAAAAAATAAGAGTGTGCTCTCTGCTGAATGGGTAATTGTTATGAGGTTGTATTGTGACCAGATCATTAATCCTGCTATTGACAAATGAACAGAAAGTGGATCATAAAATGAATTTGCAGTGTGAATAATATCTAGAATTCGCATCATAATAACAGATTCATTGCGGTCAAACTGCAGATATCGTTCATGATCAATCACAATTGCGACCTTAACATATCTCGTATGTGGCCACCAGGATTTACCAAAAACTTCTTTGTTTCCAAGATTCTCTGTTTCAGGAATGATGTCCTCTTGATGTTTCTGCTGTTTCTCTCCTACTCCACAAGTCATTCGGGGAACCCCTTCCTCTAATTCTAACTGAAACACCACGTGTTGAAAGGTAGAAGATTCCTGAACTGGTTCAATTTCATAGGtcttattttccatttgtatgAGACCTCTCAGGCCTCCTGAACATGTACTGAGGGTGACTCGAGAAGGGGACTTTCTCTGTATAAATCCATGGTAGAAACAATCATCCTTGATAAAAGGATGATCCACCTGGAGATCTCCTGCTGTATTATAGGTGAAGACAGGAAAGACCTTAGGGATGAagttccttctttgcctgaggaaTACCACATGGGGATTTCCTTCAATGGGCAGGAGGTAGCTCACATCCTGGGGTTCTTCTTGCCCATACTTGGGAGACAGCTTCCTTGGGATGATCACGTTGTAAGAGGCATATCTGAAGCCCTGAGGAGGTGCCTGTTTAGAAGCTGCATTTTGGATGATCTTAAGCAATATCACACTCAACCATGACAGATAAGTATTCATTTTTGCAGAACAAGGGTAGAAACTGACCCTATTCTAAGAAAGGAATCTCAATAGGGATGGGAATAGCAgaattaaaattgtttgtatgtGAGAGAGATGTTGAGACAGACCTAAACATTTGAAAATGAGGATTCTGTACATAGCAACAGAAACAGGCAATAGGTTTTAGAATGTAGGCGGAGTTTGAAGAATCGAAGAATACAAAAGCATAGCAGCTGAGGTATTGCTCCCCACCCTCGCGTCTGTGGCTGGGGAAAGCCCCTGAGCAAGCTAGGAAGTCTGGAATGGGGGAGGGACTGGGAACAGGCCAGACTCCCAAAAACTCTGATGGAACCATTATGGGATCCTTAGAACAGCTGAGTGAGAAATTTGACTGAAATGCCTTTTGTGATGAAGGGCTGTTGTGCCACCCAAAAAGAGAGAGGTTGCAACTGAGAATTTGAAGAGGGAGAAGCAGACTGGAATGCAGTTCCCCTTCTCCATCACCAGGGAGAATGAGCCCAAGGCTGCTGCTGGTGGCCCCTCTACACAACAGGGAAGCTACCCAAGATGGGCAGCCATCCCTTTCTATGAACTAGAGATGAGAGAAACTGCCAAACACACCAAGCACAGGCATATGGGGACCAACATGATGTGGGAAGAGTAGTGCTGAACAAATCACCCTGATTCCGGGGAAAACTCAATGGGGACTCAGATCAACTGGCTCTATTTCTTGACTTGCTAGAGTCCATTTAGAGCACTAAGGATACCTTTACCCATCACAGAGAGCCATGGTGAATAACACCACCTAGgggctagagggagaagcaaaggAATGGCTAGCAGCTCTCCATAAAAGGAGAGCCCCCCCAGCTGCAAGATGTCGACAACTTCCTACAAGAGCTAGAAGCCAGATttgaggtggtggaggaggatgAATACATGGAGGATGAGCTTTGAAACCTAAAGCACAGAGGGCGACCTATTAAGGAATTCATCTGTGAATTCAGGAGACTCATGGAGAAGCTATCCCCTTTGCTGGAGTGGCTATTAGTTCACTTTTTCAGAATGagcctggacaagcaaattgcccaaGGAATCGCCTATCGGGATATTCTAAACAGCCTCTCTGAAGAGTTCTGAGTAACCATAAAAGTTGACTGTGGATTGTGCATTCACAACATGCAGAAGCAACCAGATACCAAGGGGAAGGACAACCATACCAGAGACCATCTGGTCAATGGGAGGCTGCACCAGGATAGCCGGCTCCAAAACCatccctgcctcccagctgcgtcacgacagccctgcctgtgctgctagaggcagtaaccgggttggcagtggagttccccagactaatagtaTTGGaggactttaatctgccatctcttggtgaacactcagatggggtacaggagttcatggcttccatgataaccatggacttgacccaggtagttcagaGTCCAACTCATAGAATGggacacacacttgaccttgtatttctctcagggcagtggagacgtgatcttgagttaaggggaatagagaccttgcccttgtcatggtcagatcactccttgctgaggcttgacttcaggacgctactcccccattgcagggaggtggagccgattaagtggttccgcccaggcgcctgatggacccggagggatttcagagggagcttggagagatacctgactccatTGTCTGCAATCTGGCCGAGTCTTTGGTCACTGCCTGGAAAAttcctttgaggcctctccgcggcagtggatccaggagggcaccttggtttaccgaggaactccgggagatgaagtgccaaaagagatggctagagcgatgttggagggctagtaactctgagtctgatTGATCACTATTAAgcgcctttattaggacttatctagtggcgatacgggcggcaaaatgtacacatttttccgctcttattgcatctgcggaatctcgcccagctgccctgtttagggtgacccgctccctcctgaaaggtgaggaggtgggggaacccttgcagggaagagctgaggagttcgttcagtttctgtcggataaaatcactcagattcggacagacctggactctgcttgggcagtaccagccgagatgccgagggctagtcttaatcagattttttgggatgagtttgaatttgtcacccctgaagAAGTGgataaggccatgggagcgatgagtgcctgcacctgtttactggacccgtgctcctcctggctggtttcgaccagcagagaggtgacatgaggctggctccagacaatTACCAacacatctttgcaggaggggtttttcccgcaaccattaaaggaagcagtggtaagatccctcctcaagaagccttccctggacccagctattttaaaaaactatcgtcctgtctccaaccttccttttttagggaaggttgttgagaaggtggtggcgcttcaactccaccggaccttgaatgaaatggattatctagactcctttcagcagcacagaaaccgctttagtcgccctgaccgatgatctctggtgggcttCTTgccctctcagcagctttcgataccatcgaccatggtatccttctgcggcgcctaggggaggtgggagtgagaggcaccgttttatggtggttctcctcttacctctctgacaggtcgcagtcggtgttggtcggggggtaaaggtcgacccctaggcccctcaaatgtggtgtgcca
Encoded here:
- the LOC116505774 gene encoding disintegrin and metalloproteinase domain-containing protein 20-like encodes the protein MNTYLSWLSVILLKIIQNAASKQAPPQGFRYASYNVIIPRKLSPKYGQEEPQDVSYLLPIEGNPHVVFLRQRRNFIPKVFPVFTYNTAGDLQVDHPFIKDDCFYHGFIQRKSPSRVTLSTCSGGLRGLIQMENKTYEIEPVQESSTFQHVVFQLELEEGVPRMTCGVGEKQQKHQEDIIPETENLGNKEVFGKSWWPHTRYVKVAIVIDHERYLQFDRNESVIMMRILDIIHTANSFYDPLSVHLSIAGLMIWSQYNLITITHSAESTLLFFSIWRRTQLIHILENDVGHLFAYKYFGITVGLAYIGTICSSDWGSAIISYQISSLFLISEIFAHELGHNLGMQHDEQFCHCGKSECIMAPHATETDKFSNCSYKDYFHYRNTECLFVPPDTSTTFKFESCGNKRVEKGEQCDCGSERQCKSDPCCLRNCRLRPTAVCAFGLCCANCQYRQRGTVCREKISSCDLPEYCNGTSEHCPEDVHVQDGALCNDGVYCYHGKCTTHDMQCKMIFGSGATVASEACFRQVNNKGDRFGNCGLKHGKYKKCDTGDILCGRIQCRSEEIPSLEDHTTIIHTSTGDNQCWGTDYHTGMKVDDIGAVRDGTPCGNNMLCIEGSCVPVSILKYDCHVTMCHNRGVCNTLKHCHCNVGWDPPDCRYKGYGGSIDSGPPPVQSEDNMKISAVVGIITAFCFIIVCACLVICFKDGQRSQS
- the LOC116505766 gene encoding disintegrin and metalloproteinase domain-containing protein 20-like, with the protein product MNIHLPWLLMTFLMNFLTETALQKPTWGFIYASYEITIPRSLTFKFGQQKSKNVTYLFQIEGRKFVMHLRQKRGLLPKHLPIFTYSKDGDLQLDYPFFRDDCYYAGIVEGEPFSLAIISTCSGGLRGLLQFKDKIYEIEPLPESVTFQHVVFRLEQKVGVIPMMCGLTQEEQRHQEAMIQNPDKKPDKKRVSKANWWSHERYAEIAIVIDHERFLKFGKNETLTALNVLDIFYIANILYEPLSVHLSIAGLEIWSERNLISIHDDIFKTLEEFTNWRRDSLLARLPNDAGHLFIFKNFNRIVGLTYLGKICDDDSGSAVESYVTSSLYRISNTFIHELGHNLGMQHDTQYCVCERAKCIMAPVQVLTDKFSNCSYIDYFNKRNLNCLLIPPDPNKIFKFKFCGNKVVDNGEQCDCGTKAECKLDPCCQSNCKLHLGATCAFGQCCSNCQYEVTGTVCRNKRSSCDLPEYCNGVSERCPEDFYVQDGAPCNDGAYCYNGNCNTHDRQCKAIFGSKATVASEVCFREMNTQGDRFGNCGLIHGIYNKCMPKNILCGRIQCENVESLPSLENHTTIVQTSKGNKQCWGTDYHSGMKIIDIGAVRDGTPCGNGMMCINRACVNVSLLRYDCDVKKCHNHGICNNFKHCHCEQGWAPPDCQEEGNGGSIDSGPPPLYVPERLPPKMKIILAIVFPLCALVLSGACFRNQIVHRIMEPEGRFRQQE